The genomic DNA ATAATTATCCAAATGCCTTTTTTATTCTGATTGATTTGCTTATATTTCTTCTTTTTCATCGGCTTAATTATACCCCTCTTTACTTAAAAAGTCAATTTTAAAACTTGGTGGGTAAAAGGGCTTGTTGGTTGGCAATTTTATCCAATCTTCTCTATAAAATCCTTTGCTGACTTTAATGCATCTTTAACCCTATGGACATTGTGAAGAAGGCCTCCATAGTAACCTGCTATGTGGAGTTCATCGTATAGATAATCAAACTGTTTAAAAAGCTTTCCATTATGGACTGATACATATTTTCTCAATGCCTTTGTATATGCTTCATATGATTTTGGAAGCTCTTTTTTTAAAAGCCCTTTATTTAGTAAATACCCATTTATTGCTTTCAGGATGGCAAGATATGCGGTGCCACATGCCTCCTGGACATACTTGACATCAGTATAATTATTATCTTCAATAGGAGTCTTTCTTAATATCTCCTTTGCATTGCTTAAATACCTTAATGCCTCTTTCATTTTCTATGATTATACCTTTTCTCTAAAAATTTCTGCAAGAAAAATTTTCTACTTGGTAGATGGGCAATGCCTAATGTGTAAGCAACGCTGATAAGCTCACCAGAATCATGAAATCCCACCGTTGGAGTTAAGGTATGCAAATAAACCCCAAAAGAAACAAATAAAACAAGAATGCCACATAGGTAATCTATTGGCTTTAAAATAAACTTATCTTCCTTAAAAAGATTGAAAATCTTAGACATTTCCTTTTCTTCCTTTGCATATTTCCTTGCGATGACCTATAGATAAAACCAATATTACAAGTTTTTCAGGATATATTCCGTATATTATTCTATAATCACCAACCCTATATGACCATTTTCCTACTAATGGCCCTGTCAGCCTCTTTCCTCTCATCGGGTTCTTAGCCAAGAACTCAATTCCCTTTTTTAATCGCTCCTTTATCTTTTTGTCCAGATTCTTTATCTTTTGGTAAGCTTCTTTGATATATTCTATCCTATACATCAAAAAAGACTTCTTGGTGGGAATAAGTTCTTCCTTTCTTTATATCCTCTTCTGCCTTTACCAAAGATTTTATCAAGTCCCTATCTGCTAATATCTCTAATGTCTCAAGCTCTTCTGGACTTATCATAACAATAGCTGGCTTTCCCTGTTTTGTTACAATATACCTTTGATTGGTAAATAAAATCTTATTTACAATGCTTGGCAGGTGATTTCTTACCTCTGATATTGA from bacterium includes the following:
- a CDS encoding DUF5618 family protein encodes the protein MKEALRYLSNAKEILRKTPIEDNNYTDVKYVQEACGTAYLAILKAINGYLLNKGLLKKELPKSYEAYTKALRKYVSVHNGKLFKQFDYLYDELHIAGYYGGLLHNVHRVKDALKSAKDFIEKIG
- a CDS encoding type II toxin-antitoxin system RelE/ParE family toxin, which produces MYRIEYIKEAYQKIKNLDKKIKERLKKGIEFLAKNPMRGKRLTGPLVGKWSYRVGDYRIIYGIYPEKLVILVLSIGHRKEICKGRKGNV
- a CDS encoding type II toxin-antitoxin system Phd/YefM family antitoxin, yielding MEKIASISEVRNHLPSIVNKILFTNQRYIVTKQGKPAIVMISPEELETLEILADRDLIKSLVKAEEDIKKGRTYSHQEVFFDV